CAGGTGACTCTTATTATGATTATATGAGACCTATATATAAAACATGGAATGGTAGACCTAAACAAGAAAATGAACATTGGTTTCCAGTAGAATGTGATGAGCATAAGCATGAATGTGAATGTCATAAGCGTGACCATGATCATTGTAAATGCTTTAAAGAAGAAAAATGCTGTAAGCCAATAGACTGTGATCCTGAGAAGATTGAATTTAGATGTAATACTCTTACAGGAGCGACTGGTATAGGTATCATTGCTATAGGAGGATTAATTACTCCGACAACTATAGGAACTATATCAGTAACAGATTTATGTTGTTTTAAAAAGCCATGTGTGCAGTTAGAATTTTCAGCTATAATTACAACTGGTGTAGCTCTTGCAGTTGGAACAATAATAACATTTAGAGTATTTAGACGTTGTGATAATGGTGATGAGATAGAAGTACAATCATTTAGCTTACCTCAAGGAGTAGTTGTT
This genomic window from Gottschalkia purinilytica contains:
- a CDS encoding DUF4489 domain-containing protein, with amino-acid sequence GDSYYDYMRPIYKTWNGRPKQENEHWFPVECDEHKHECECHKRDHDHCKCFKEEKCCKPIDCDPEKIEFRCNTLTGATGIGIIAIGGLITPTTIGTISVTDLCCFKKPCVQLEFSAIITTGVALAVGTIITFRVFRRCDNGDEIEVQSFSLPQGVVVAIGSSIPVAFVVCDCNACPANCCTYRITVEATAAVAVASAINVG